The genomic window agcgcccTCTCCAGTATTCGGCGCTGGCAAAGTACCATTCCGTCTTCAGACGACGCCTCACAGCCGGAAACCCCAtccgcgtcctcggcggcgggcgAGGAGCGCTCAAACAGCGGTGCGCCTGCGATGGAGCGTGCTGTCGATGCACGCAGAGCCATTTATGAACTGTGGAgccgcactgcagcagcagaggagcaTGCGCAATTCTCGTCGGACTCCACGTCAACGGgcgaggaggcagcagcagaggccaaagcggcagaggagcggtccacagcggtggcggcactcTTAGATAAGTACAAGCTCGACCCGGCAACACCTCGCGAGGAGGACATTAGCCGCGGGCTGGGTGATGCGCTTGACCGCCTACTGCTTCTTTGCGTGCCGCTGTCGTCAAGGCACGGCGCGGACCTTTTGGTGAAGCTGATGCAGGTCTCTGCCCAACAGGGCCGCCAGTTCTCGATGCGCACCATTCAGCATCTCTTTGCGCGAACGAGCAGCTACGCCGAGGCTCTCGCAGTCTTTTACgccatgcggcgcagcaacTTTGCGATGAGCATGGAGGCGTATCATGCGATGCTCTATTCCCTGCAGCGtctcgaggaggagggatggGCGGCACGCTTCCACGAAGAATTCGCCGCCTCCAAGGGGGAGGCCATCTCGGAGCAGGCGCTCGACTTTGTCCTGCGTGGCGTCGACAATCAGTTGATGCCAGAGAACAAGCCGTGGCTGGGCCGCATCATGTTTGCAGAGGTAAAGGATAACAAGgccacgcagcggcagtcgATGGCATCCTTTGATGCGATGGGAAAACTGTGGGTGCAGCGCTACAAGAACGGTGGGACCGCCCCAGAGTAGCCCCACTTTCGCGTACCATAggccccttctctctctctgtgtctgtctgtttCGAAGAGTCTGCactttttccttttgttcACACTACTCACTTCTCACAGgtgtgctgcggtggtggtgctgctgctgatgatggatgcgtgcgcgtgtgtccttGCactgtgtgtctctctctatgGTGGAGGCATGCGCCGTTGTCCTTGCTGGCGGTTCCTTACTTGGCACTTTGAGGTGTGCGCTCGTGTGCGCACGGTAGCGCTGGTGGAGCAAACGAAAATACAAACGCTACGCGCGTTTCGCAGCATCACACAGCGCATGAGCCGAAGGTGAGCCGCGTGCCCCGGCAAGATGGTAGTGCAGGGGCGCGGCGGCATGGCTTTGATGCGGTTTGGTGAGGGTATGCAAGCGTCTATTATTCCCTTCGTGTGAACGCGTATGTGCAGAGGCCGGCCTCCTCTGTGACACTTCTTCTTTGAACACCACAGAGTTGCGTATGCATGCACAGAGGgcgtccctctctcctccctccgcaGAAAAGGGCGCATAACAAGGCAAGGATGGTGTCGATCCGTCGCGGGCTGTAGCGGAGTACCCTTTACTTCACCCCTCTCGTCTCTATGTTTCTCTTTGCCTTCTCTTGTTCTGCTTCTCGCACGGCGTTGGCAGGCAACACggctctcttctcccttcgCTCTGCCCTTGCCACAGATGATTTCAAGGTactgacacacacaagcacgcgcacgcgcacacacgagaaaGGCGTccacacccctcccctccccaagAGGCAACGAGTGAGGTGAACAGAAGGGGCGAAAGGGCGAGACGAAGCACGCTCATCAGACTCCTTGTCTAGGGCGGCTTTGCACCAACAAAAGAGTACTAGAAACCAAACACACCCCGGATACATTCTGTTCACATccatgtgtgtctgtgtctgcgcaACAGCCCTTTTCCCGAGAACTGCCACGGACTGCCCTTCCCAGAGTTCAGTGGTGCCGCGAGACGCACAGACCAACCTGCACCCCAAATCCTTTACAGTAGAACGGCATACTCTcctcgctttttttttcaagaGCTAGAAATATAGACACAGGCAGAGCGGACGGAAGCTTCGCTTCATGCCATTTGATGCtgcagagggggagggaggagcatCTTCACACACAGGCGCCCTACACCCACCCACGCTCCACTCTCGCCGGACCCTCACCCTTCCCCGTTCTGTCCCCACCTTATCGCTGACGTGCACGTGTACTGTGCCCATCTCCCTACTCTTTTATTTCGTCTTGTGATTCCTCCTCCCGCTGTTTGCTTTTCTTTGCCCGGCTCTTTCTGGGAgttgcgcgcggcggccagTGGAGAGCAGGAGCTGGCCGAATATTTCAGAAGCAAGGGTGCGGCGTGACGGCCATTTTCCTTCTGTGGCCTCTTTGCGAGGTGCGCACTGCGAGAGATCCGACTCTTCTTTGGCCCTCTCCAGGGATGAAGCACGAGAGGCAGACCGCCGCCACAGCTCGCACTGGAACCCAGTCGGTGAACGCTGGAGTCTCGGTACTGCAAAGTCTCCAAAATGAGAATGACGCCCTTCGAtcagagctgctgcgggtgaGGCAGCACAAAGCAGAcatgcagcggcagctgcatgACTTGCGCGCGGTGGCAGAGCGGACGGTGCGGGAGGTGGCAATGTCCGGCAAGGAGCAAGTGCGTGCTCTGGAAGAGCGTTGCCGACTGCTCGCAGATCGGCTTATTGGAtcgaagagggaggagcagGTGAGCGAGACGGCACGCGTAGGCTTTCTCCTGCGCTCGCAGATTGAGGAGCGTCGGTTCCTGAAGCGTGGATTGGAGGCGATGCAGGAGGTTTTGGCCAGTGtggacggcagcgcggcgtctGCATCCAGGAATCAGCATCCCTCCACCAACGCGTCTACTCGTCCAGAGGACAAGGAGCCGGAAGGGGAAGTGCACACGGGGGACCTGCACCGCTTGATGATGACCGTGTCAGGCTCCCTGCACGCCCATACAGCTTCCACAAAGCTCGAGAAGGCGCGCATCCGACTGACTCTCGAGCAGGCTGCCTCACTTCTAGACGAGCTGCACGACGCCGTGGAAGATGCGACGCGCGCTGCTTTCGACGCTGCTGTTCAGGCCAGTGTAGCGTGCGACGCTGGCACCACATCCCCGGCTGGTGGTGACGTTTTTCAACTCTCGTCGGTGCTGATGGTTCCCTTCGGGGCGCCTGCCAGCGCAGTGCAGAACGCCAGCAGCTTTACTCCTGCTCAtcgtcgtggtggtgggcgcGACGGCCACCTTGCCGGctctgccggcgccgcctcgtctcTTCGCCACCAAGGCGCGGGGGCCTTTCCACTCGCTTACTCGTTGAtgacgccgtcgtcgtctgcgcaACTTGGCTTGGAGCTGGAGTGGGTGTGTGACGTGCTCAAGGCTTGCATGAAGGGTgcagcggaggtgcgcgcgctcatcggcgccgctgcagagggTCTCAAGGCTCCGCTGCCACTGTTACAGCGACGCTGTGACGTGGGCGACCGCCCCTCGACGGCCGAGCAGGCACTTCCGCTGGCGTCAGCAGCCAGTCCAGAAATGAACGCGCTGCTCCGAAGCTTTCTCGAGGATCTCTGGACTCTCAAGCAACAGGCCGCCCGACAGCAGGAGGACATGGCGCGACAGCTGGCGCAAGAGGTGGAGCGGCACTTTCAGTCGACGCAGCAGTACGAGCAGCGCGTAAAGCTGCTCGAGGCTGAGTGTGCTCGGTTGCTCTTTTACGTGGAGCGGCAGGCGACGCAGAGGCCGGGAGTAGAtgcggcgacgcagacgtCTTCCTGTCAGAACGCAACAGTGTCCACGACTCTCATGCCGGCCTTGGTGCCCGTCCAGGATACCCTTGTCACGCCAGAGCGCTACGTGGCGAGTCGCGATGTGGCGAAGCTGTCGGAACGGAGAAGCGCTCAACCTCCACGAAAGCCTCTGGTGGCGACAGCGCGCGTGCTTCTCTCTGACCAGCGCACCCCTCCTCGCGTAAGTAGCCCGTTAAGGCCCAAGGAGGCGCAGCATGCGGCCCTTGCCTCCTCGGCTGACCACACCATGGAGGTCGATGACCCGGTGCACGCGAACCACGACGCCAGGTCGCACTGCTTTCAGAAGGGGCTCTCGTTCAGCcggccctcctcgccctcgaAACCGTCGCGAGCCACCGCGCCCAACGATCCGTCTCCCGCGGCGTCTGCGATTAGGTCCGCGTATGGGGATCAAAAGGTCACGCCGCAACGCCCTGCTTCAGAGGCCCTGCGGTCACCACCGCGACTTTGGTCTCAACTGCTctctcctgcgccgcctcttGTGCATCCAAAGGCCCTCACCACCACTAGCGCCTCGACTGCCCCTGCACACAGTCTctctccgcggcagcgctcgaCGACGGTGCCTATGCCGTCGCGATCGCGAGGCACGGCACTGTTTCGTGCCGGCTCCTCGACAGCAACGCGTTCCTCTGCGTCGTTCGCATCCAAAAGGCGTTCTCCAGTGCGTCCCGGCAACGCCGCGGACAGCTTGGTGTCGTCGCaccaacgcacgcacaccgctgctgcctctctttCCTCCGCAGAGCTGCGGCCTGCCATcacggctgctgccgtgccgcgAGACTCtaccccttctccctctggCACCTCCGTCGCCACTCCGCGTCCAGGGCGCCAGACGAGTCGTCACCGCACCCATTTATCACAGCAGATTtacggcgaggcggccgccgacgtTTTCTCCTTCCACTCTACTACCTTCGGCGGCGCCCCTTCGGCATTGCCATCGGTGCGGCGCCTTCAGTCAGAGTCTTCGCGGATGAGCGATGTTGGCAGCACTGCAGAGGTGCAGACGCCGTCTCCTCGACGGCCAGCACGGCTCTCATTGTGCCTCAACCGCGCTTCGCCTGGTGAGACTGCCGCGCTGAGGGCTACACGGCAGCTTCACACCCCGCCCTCTCCTGTCTCAGCGGTACTGTCGGGGCACGTCCTTGGAGACGGTAGCACGGTGGACATCTCGCGACAAGCGGAGACGCCGAGCACCCCTCCGATTTGGCGTCGTAtcaaggaggaggcgtcCTTTCAACGCCAGCATCTACCCTCGCCTATAGCCGGCGGTGACACCTCCTCGTTGTTCGGCACACCTCACGAAGTACCGTGGACAAACGCATGAGGGACTCGATCTGGGTGAGTCGTCgagagtgggggagggggtgggaggcAGGTGAAGGGGAGAGTGCTCTGTATCTGTGAGAGGGGTGGCCACAGTTGCTACGCGTTTCAGTGGATACTCAAGTATGACTGAGTTGCCTTTCGAGCACGGGTAGTTAACTttcgtatgtgtgcgtgtgcgcgctttCCGATACGACTGTCACCACATCCACGCTCATGCGCAGGAACTTTGCGGACATTCGCAGGTGTCTTCTTCCCTCCGTGCGAGACGCAGTGCGCCGGCATTCGTGCACGCTGGCCGGCGTCGGTGTCTCGTGTGACTATCTCGACTAACACTCACAATgacgtacacacgcacatacatacatacgcaGACAGATGCAGACACTTGCAGCAACACGCGTCTGGTCTTTTCCTGGAGTTCATAGTGAGACCTTGTGCAGAGGTGCCTGCTAGAGGGACGGGACTGCaatgcacgcatgcagggGTTTTCTTCGTTCAGAGTCGTGATCCTAGAAGTTGTTTACACCCATTTCTCTCGTTGCGGCTTCCTCCTTCCCTGACACGCGCGACCTCCGAGTTTGCGCACACACTCTGTTGTGAACTTTCTCCATTGCCTCCTCTCATATTGGACTGACGcccccctgcccccccccgctgcaCACGGATGGCATGAACTGAAATGGTCGCATCGTTTTCtgttgtgcgtgcgcacacacacacatgcgcacatacacatgcgcGTATACGTCCATGCGACAGTCTTTTTGAATGCCTTTCTCTCTTATCTGCATTGCggggaggcggtgaaggAAGCAAGGGCAGCCAAGGGGCAACGAAACCATAGGTTCGAGGGAACAGAAGAGTGCATTAGTGAGGGGAGTGTTGATCAATACCTCCGAGGCAACGcacctctctcgcctccGCAATTCATTTTGCTCGCAGCACTATCACTGGTACTACTGCTACTCCACCAACACTACCGCAGGTACCATCGTTACCCCGTTTTTTCTTCTGCTTTGCGCGCACTGCTTCACTTTTTACGGTTCAGCTCGTCCACTACAAGGAGAGCACTGATACTTGCCGCGCCATGCGTGACCGTCGCCCCTTGCTGAGGAAAGATGCGGAGACGGCCGCCACCGAGCTGAGCATGCCGGCGGAGACGGCACAGGAGCGGTATCAGCACGCCAAGAAGCGTCAGGCCAAGGACATGCAGCGCGGTGTTCTTAGCTACCTCCTCTTCATCCTTGTTTTCCTAGGCGTTCCCCTTCTTATTGTTGCCTACTGCACGCCCTTTTTTGTGCTTCAAAACCTGCGCTGCCGTCTGCAGGAGAAGTACTTCTGGTCGGATACAACCGTGCGGGCCATGGAAGACGGCTACACTCGCTACTTCAACGAGCCCCCGCTCTACCCGTCGACAGAGTACAACCGCACGATGATGTGGGGCACCTACGAGCCGAGCCGCATATTTGCGGTCAAGAGTCGCTCTCTAAAGCCCGTCACTGTGGGCATTGCGTGGTATGACTCGGCCATGGCGCATCCCCTGCGCCACACGATGCCGTACCTGCATAACAAGGTGAGCGCCCCGCGCTCGACGCAGAAGAAGGGCATTGACGTGGAGGTCATGCAGGTGAAGTGGGTCGTGAACGACGGGTTGCACTACGCCAAGGAGGTTGTGGAGGATCGAGGCAACAAGGCCTCTCTTGAGATCGAGCTGCTCAAGAGCCCGTTCGCAGATGCCTGGCACGTACGTATCCACGCCCGCGTTGAAAGTGACTCGCCACTGGTTATGGTGGTGTACATGTCGCACGCGGacacgcaggagcgcatcgagctggaggcgccgACCGAGTACAACGACGGCGACTGGAGCCCGGTGCTGAAGAGCCGCATGCAGCCGGAGGGGGAGACAGAGCACACCGACTTCACGCTCCGGGTCTATGATGACCACAGCCCTCTCCACGATACCGCCCCATGGCACGTGTATGGTCTTCACACCGACGTCGAGGCGGCCTTCCAGCGCAAGGCGGTGGACGCAGTCGGCACCACGCCGGCagagcgcgctgccgcaggtggCAGAGGcatcggcggtggcgttcaCGTAGGGgaccttcagcagcagcagctggatCTTCGGCGGCTGCCCGAATCTGCTTTCACGTACATCCAGGCGAAGGACCCGCAGTCGTTTCGGACACCGCCGTCATGGACGTCGCACAACGTCATGATTTTGCGCAAGTCGTACGACTCCAGCTTCCGCCTCGAGCTGTCCTTAAGCCCTGCTGACCATGCCCAAGGCAATGGGGCGCCAGGGGCGTCGGCGACGAACAGGATCGGCAACCTTGTCCCACGCTACGAGGCGCTCAGCACTTGCCAGCTGACCAACGCCCTTCGGTGGCGGTCCAAGGCGATCAGTTTGCACTCCGCCAAGATCTTCCGTCCATTTCTGAGTGTGTTCAACAGCAGCAAGGACCTCTACGAGCGCATTGCCACCGTTACATTGGCAGAGTTGTTCGGCTCACTGACCTTCACTAGTGGACACTACTTGCATGTAGGTGCCGACATGGACGACGCCTGGGACCAGCAAGGGCGGGCCAAGACGATGTGGAGTGACGCGAAGCTGCAATCGTCGCGGCAGCGAGTCAGCGCGATCGCTGTGGTCGGCTCGCGCACAGACGAGGCGTTTGGCCAGCCGTCATTGACAGGTCTGCCGCTCTTGTTTCTCACACGGTGGAACAAGGAGGTGGTGAAGGACATTCTTGCCTCATGGCTGCTCGGCGCGCAGGACGCAGAGACGGGCTTCGTCCCCAACCGCGCTGTCTTCGGCCCTGAAACGCGCTCCTTCACCCCACAAGCGCAGCGCTACGAGCATCCTGCCTTGGCCTCCCCACCAACGCTGCTCTTAGGCCTGCAGGAGTTGCTGAAGGAGATGAGTCGCAAGTCGGCACGACTCGCCACGGCGAATCACCGAAAGGCACGCAACACCCCGGAGTACTTGGAGCGCGAAAGGGCCGCCGACGAGGCATTTCTGCGCGCCATTCTGCCCGCACTGAAGCGCTGGCGCAAGTGGTGGCACCACACGCAGTGCGGAGGTGCCACGGACGAGCTGGCCCGACAGTGTCGCTCTCGCAAGCCTCTGGAGGAGTGGCCGCTTCGGCCGGCAGAGGACCAGCCGGAGAGCCTGCTGGTGTACCGCTGGCGTGGGCGGGATGGGCATCGACTGCCGACGAGCGGCATGGAGGATTATCCGCGGCCCATCTGCGCCGGCGAGCACCACCGCGAGGCGCACGTGGACGCTTTTTCATGGGTTGCGCTGTTGAGCACATTGATCAGTCGCATCGAGACCGAGTTCTTGCACGAAGCGGAGAGCGTTTCTCTTGATTGGGAGGCTCACCTGAACGCCGTTCATTGGGATGCTGCAGAGATGCGCTACAGCGACCGCATtgggtgcagcagctggacgCACAGCCCCTACTTTGGCTACGCAAATCTGTACCCTGTGATGCTTGGCGTGGTGAGGCGAGACCTCTCCAGGGCAGCACGCACCATCGCGCTGGCTCAGCGGGAGCTGGAGAGCGACTACGGTCTGATGTCCGTGTCATTCTCATCGGTGCGTCTCGCGCGTGAGTCGGGGCTGCCGCACCACAACATGTGGATGGGGTACGTGTGGCCCTCTGCCAACCTACTTTTTCTCTACGGCGTTAAGTCCCACTACTTAGAGGCTCTGgacagcaccagcgccgcggccggcgGCTTGACagaggcgcggctgcgcgactTCTACACAAGCTTGCGAGTGAACATAATAGAGGCGATCCGCGGAGGGTCCCGCTGGTGGGAGTACTACAGCCCCCTTGACGGGCGGGGTGAGGGTAGCAAGACGCACGTCGCAACGCGCAGCCTGCTGCTTGGCTTACTGGACGACTTTGCGTAAAGCTGTGAAGAGGGGTGGATGGGGCAGGGGACTGTGTCGAGTTGGGCTGTTGTGGGAGCAGCGGAGAAGAAAAGCGGAGCATCGATGTCTGGCACGCTGTAAAATCAACTCGCTTTCTGTTGCCCGCCGGTGCTCTTTTCATACCCCCCCTCGCCCCGATCCACGTgggcggcgtcgctgtcgaCTTTGCCTCCTCTGCGTTGCTGTCGCCCAGCTTCTCCTTGTCGTCTGGTGCGGGCGCGCAAGTCGACAGCGGCAGTCGCTCTTCTGTCTTTTCCACCTCAACCTCTTgcatcacgcacacaccccaCACTGCCCACacctctcttcccttttgCCGGTTGCATGGATGTCgcgaagagaggagggcggagcGGGGCTAATGTGGACCTCATCCCCAGAAGACAGGGAGTGGGCAGAAAGATCGCGTTTCCTCCGCCCATCTTCTCCGTTACGCAGCCGGTAACGTAATTTCTCTTTAAACGACCATTAAAGCGCGGCAGGGAGAGAACCGGGAAAAGGGGATGAGGAGGATCGTTTCAgctggtgtgtgtatgtgtatgaGCTCTCTCTTATTGCCATCTCGcacacccctcctctctcccgcaGACGCACTCGCACACGAAAACTCTGAGGGAGAATATGTACAGTTGTATATCGCGGCCCATCATTACAAGCACACAACTGCCTCCCATCCTCACCACAtaaaaaaggaaaaggaggcATCCGCAGATGAGTACTTCCCTATTTGTGCGCGTGGACACTGTGTGCCCTTGTTTTCCGACGCCACTGCTTTTCCCGTGCTGTGATGCGAGGGGTAagcgtgtgtggggagggtTCTCGGAGAAATGAGGGAAAGATGGGAGGGTGTGCGTTGGAATCGGCGGGACGATCATCTTCAGGCTGTCActttcctcttccccctttttcgtcgctcgcgctgctcacTGCGCTGGGAGCACTGCTGTCACTAGCACGGGGCTATCTCTGCTCGCGCCTTGCACGTGCGATGGAATCTGGCTGTCCTACacgcttctttttttgttgcgttctcctccacctccttcgtGTTTCTTTGGGTGTCCTTATGCACACGTGCATATTATCCTcccacacacatgcatacatacacacacccacacatcCACGTGTGTGCATCACCGCATCCGTACACACCGATGTAACGAATTACTCCACAAaagtttttttttgctttctgTTCTCGTCTTCCCCGCGTTTTTCCGTCAAACATGGGCCATCTCGACCAGTGGCGTTCTCGTCAGAAGATCGGCATGGGCAAGggtgcccgctgctgcgtcatcTGCTCCAACCAGAAGGCGCTGATCCGCAAGTACGAGCTGAACGTGTGCCGTCAGTGCTTCCGTGAAAACGCCGAGCACATCGGTTTCACCAAGCTGCGCTGAGGAGCCTGGGTGGCGAGAGGGAAAGAGCCGAGGCTTCTTCTGCAAAGATGAGGCTTAGTGGCTGTGGGATGGTGAGGCCAGCATGGGAGGAGATAGAGCGATCAGGGTAGTCTGTGCGCGCTGTAAAGGCAGCAGGTGTGCAGATGCACCTGCTTCACGCTTGCACAGGCATGCacgtgtccgtgtccgtctctccctccctttgCCTTCCCGCTTTCGGTGAGCGCCATCTCGCCATGGAGCTCATCTTGAGTCATCTACGCGAACAACGGACAAGCTCACCAACCTCCGCGAGTTCCTCTGCCAATATTTTCTTTGCTGTTACTGTCATCGCCTTGTGTTTCtccatgtgtgtgcgtgtgtatatACGTACGCATGTGTGCTCGGTGATCAGCGAGGCTAGACATCAAGTGGATAAACAGGTTGGTTGGCGCGCCGGGGGTGGGAGACAGGGAAGGTGCGAAGGCTGAGGGCGActtcttctcccttttctctcggcgctccctctctcctttcctgtGTGCCCACTGTCCGTCTTCGATCGCTTCTTCTACGTCACCCCCGACCGGACGGCCTGCGGCGCCCATGCGTAGACGATTTCAAAGGGCAGCATCATTTTCAGTatttccccccccccccccaaaagaaaaaaaacgaaagaggcACGTCGCGCCGCT from Leishmania major strain Friedlin complete genome, chromosome 28 includes these protein-coding regions:
- a CDS encoding putative ribosomal protein S29, with product MGHLDQWRSRQKIGMGKGARCCVICSNQKALIRKYELNVCRQCFRENAEHIGFTKLR